Proteins encoded together in one Oxalobacteraceae sp. CFBP 8761 window:
- a CDS encoding tetratricopeptide repeat protein has product MVRAIAGLCLALACNGALAQSGSPSPGASPEDAALPRPSGHTAEELLYQEALQSLAEGRKSDASEQMTRLIGIVPQHAGAWLDLALIQCSLGQGDEAERLFANVETRFNPRREILELIAEARDTGCVRWTPASTAAISVSRGVDDNVNQGASNSTFIVEGPDGTVELPLLADFLPKHDGYTQVSADYLRDITANGTLGFLQFQGRRYDSLHDYDTTALFGGVESPWRLGTWLVRGTASLGLTGMGGHLYQRQGQAQVRVTPPVPLPPRTQLHLIGAATRTDYATLSAFDANLIEARALLSHYTGDLSATLTAGVQSDRALADRPGGNRHGAYVSLNLRRPLGWSTTGELAYTRQSWDSASPYSPELLIDQVRAQRTQVLRASLTYQIGKQQRIVLEARAVRNRENISIFQYNNRQLQLSWQWHTP; this is encoded by the coding sequence ATCGTGCGCGCGATAGCGGGCCTCTGCCTGGCACTGGCCTGCAACGGTGCGCTCGCGCAATCGGGCAGCCCGTCGCCTGGCGCCAGCCCTGAAGACGCTGCCCTGCCCCGTCCATCCGGGCATACGGCGGAAGAACTACTGTATCAGGAAGCCCTGCAGTCGCTGGCCGAAGGCCGCAAGAGCGATGCGTCGGAGCAGATGACACGCCTGATCGGCATCGTGCCGCAGCACGCCGGCGCCTGGCTCGACCTGGCGCTGATCCAGTGCAGCCTGGGCCAGGGCGATGAAGCCGAGCGCCTGTTCGCCAATGTCGAAACCCGCTTCAATCCGCGCCGTGAAATCCTCGAACTGATCGCCGAGGCGCGCGACACCGGCTGCGTGCGCTGGACGCCGGCGAGCACTGCCGCCATCAGCGTCAGCCGCGGCGTCGACGATAACGTGAACCAGGGCGCAAGCAATTCGACGTTCATCGTCGAAGGTCCGGACGGTACGGTCGAACTGCCACTGCTGGCCGATTTTTTGCCCAAGCATGACGGCTACACGCAAGTGAGCGCCGACTACCTGCGTGACATCACGGCCAACGGCACACTCGGTTTTCTGCAATTCCAGGGCCGGCGCTACGACAGCCTGCACGACTACGACACCACGGCACTGTTCGGCGGCGTCGAATCGCCGTGGCGGCTGGGTACATGGCTGGTACGCGGCACCGCCTCGCTCGGACTCACGGGCATGGGCGGCCATCTGTACCAGCGCCAGGGCCAGGCCCAGGTGCGCGTGACGCCACCCGTGCCGCTGCCGCCACGCACCCAGTTGCACCTGATCGGCGCGGCCACTCGCACCGACTACGCCACTCTGAGCGCGTTCGACGCCAACCTGATCGAGGCACGCGCGCTGCTGAGCCACTACACGGGTGACCTCAGCGCCACCCTGACTGCGGGCGTACAGTCCGACCGCGCGCTGGCCGATCGCCCCGGCGGCAACCGGCATGGCGCCTATGTCAGCCTGAACCTGCGCCGCCCGCTCGGCTGGAGCACGACCGGCGAACTGGCCTATACCCGCCAGAGCTGGGACAGCGCCAGTCCCTATTCGCCCGAGCTCCTGATCGACCAGGTACGCGCCCAGCGCACGCAGGTGCTGCGCGCCTCGCTGACGTACCAGATCGGCAAGCAGCAGCGTATCGTTCTGGAGGCCCGCGCAGTGCGCAACCGCGAGAACATCTCGATCTTTCAGTACAATAATCGCCAACTGCAGTTGAGCTGGCAATGGCATACGCCATAG